From the Triticum urartu cultivar G1812 chromosome 4, Tu2.1, whole genome shotgun sequence genome, the window TATGACGAGCAAAGCCGCTACCACTTTCCCATAAAGCCATGCTAGTTGATACACTTACACGAGAAAGGAATAAAACAGGATCAGATCGAGACACCGATATGATCATCACACAGCAAGCTCCTCGATCCTTCACATTCAGTGCAGGTTAGCATCCTATCCAAGTACAATATTACCCAACTTTCTTGTATGCGGCACAAAGCAATGGCAAATGCAAAGGTTCCATGCTTCTTTTTCAAGGCATGCATGCATCCCCATTAATCCCAAAATCAAGCGCTAATGAACTTGTTTAGCCCATACAGAAAATGAAGTGCGTGTAACTTGGAATGAACTTGCTTAGCTCGATCAAGATCTCTAGCTTgattagcttgctagctagctagcccATTTCTCCAAGCAGCAACCGTACTACTTCAATGCGAACACACCACCGCTTAGGCCCAGCTGCAAGCATGCATGCAGCAGCAAATCTGTGAGCTGTGTGGCTCACCACAATAACTAAAGCTAGCCAGCTACTCGGTGCTGCAATATGCTATGCCTGCCCTACGAGTGGAATGGCTAGTCTGGCTTAATTTTAGCATGTCACCGCGATGCACCGCACGTAGAGCTAAACTAGGTGGTTCCACCGAAAGGAACGGCTCGCTACACGTCGACGTCCGCCTCCAGGCCGTTGCCCGCCACGAGGCGCCTCATCTCCTCCTGCTCCTCCCCCTCGGTGGCCGTCGCCGTCGTGTCCGCGCCGGTGCCGGTCAGCTTCCGCGCGCGCATGGCCTCGACGCGCCAGTcggtgcgccacacgacggcgaCCAGCACCAGAGCCACGCAGGCGGCCTGCGCGGACAGCAGCCCGTACCACAGCCCGCGGAACCCGGACAGCGGCCCGTGCCCGAACGCCAGCAGCACCGCCACGGGCGTGCCGACGAGGTAGAAGGAGAGCAGGTTGATGCGGGCGCCCACGGCGGGCCTGGCCGTGCCGCGCAGCACGCCGCACCCCGTGGTCTGCGGGCAGTTGCCCAGCTCGCACAGCCCCAGCAGCGGCATCGCCGCCGACGCCAGCAGCACCACCGACGGCTCCCGGGTGAAGAGCGACACCCACTGCGCGCTGAAGGCCGCCGTCCACGCCACGTGCGCGAGGCCCACGCCCGCTGCGCACCACAGCGCCACCGTCGCCGCCATCCGCGCACGCCGCGGCTTCCCGGCGCCGAGCTCGTTGCCCACCTGCATGCATCCACCCACCCACCATGCAAGTCAGAAAAACCACCATGCATGCCCTGCTCAAGCTCAACAAGCTCGATCGATTAACACAAACACAGAAATGGTGTGCACTGCAGAAACAAACAGTGCCCACAGTGGAGTGAGGAGCTGGTCTTGTCTTTTCCGGCAACTGAGCAGTGGGAGCACTGCTGCCGCATGTGGCCCGGCGGCTAGCTACTGCAGCGGCCATTGATTGGTCAACTCAGCTGCTATGTGTGCACAGTGGTGCAATTGTGTGCGTTCTGCCACGAAGAGACCAGACGAGGCCATGCCATGGACCAGTGGAAGAAGAAGAAAGCAAGCAAAGCTTTTACTACCACTACGAACCTTGTCGTTTCTGTGTCTCGTCGCTGTAACTAGTAAAACTAAACTTTTCACCCGCACTATTTTACCTGGGGTAAAAACAGCAGCTGTCTAGTCTAGCTACCTGGGAATCTACCTAAGAAAGGAACGTGGGAGTGTGTCTTTTGGGACTCGGAATATATGTCAGTTTTTCCTTTTTCTTAGGGGAATATATGGCAGTTAATTCTGTCCAAATATTCCGTCTACCCGATCAGGTGCGTTTTTTAGGTAATTTTTTCAATGTTATGCTCTAAATACTAGAGTATGCAGTATGTACCCAAATTGAAGTATGTAGACAAACTAAACATTTTTTTTCAACTGAAAAGAGAGGAAAATATGTAGGCAGCACGCCCAAGCTCAACTACGTACTATACGTCTAGCAGCTATATAGTTGCAAGATATTTTGTGGTTCAACGGAAGCATGGCAACATTTATTTTGCCGTTTTGGAAGTAGGTCTAGGGCAAATGTGTGGAGCTAGCCTAGCTAAGCAAGTGTGTGCGGTGCATCCAACTTTTGTTCTGACTGATATTGAATGAAACTATGTTTTGACAAGAGTAGCTCAAAGCAGCTAGACAGACTTGGGTGTCTCCCAAAAACAAGCTCACATCTTCGAAGTGTTAAAGAACCCAATATACAGGATGTTTTGACAGAGTTTAGCTCAAGAAAATCGGATTTTCTTTTTAAAAAGCATGCATGCAGGGCAAAGAAATCTTCATTTCCGAAAACAGATGGTACAAAGTGACCCCAAAATATGGCGTAAAAAATGGAGGAAAAAATTAAGCTTGGTCTCGTAAATCATGCATGGGACCAAAAACGGAAGTGAATATCGGTCGCGTATCATGCAAAACAGAAGGTGCAAAAAAAAAGGAAAGAGAGCACCAGAAAATGTGTGAGCAAGAGGGATGTGCCGGCACAACCTACGTATGATACGTCGGATGATGATGCATGCTCACAACAAACTCATCATCACCAGCAATATAACAACCTCTCGCCCACATCACTAACGGATCGGTCGATCGATGCGATGCGATGTGATTGAAACCCCAAAAGGAATTTTGCAGTTGGGTGATCGACACGaatcaaaataataataattctttgtggaaagTTGATGACAATGGCGGGCAAGTGTTCATTTCACGAATCAaagattttttttccttttggaaagTTGACACCAATGGCGGGCTAGTGTCCTTTCCTAATCTTATTCTTACCCGGGTGGAGACGCAGGCGGCGAGCGCCATGGGCACGGTGTACATCAGGCTGGTTGTCTGGATGAGGACTCCcgcggcgccgacggcggcggtGGGGTTGGCAAGATAGCCGGCGAGCACGGTGACGACCTCGTACCACCACCACTCGAGGCAGACGCCGATGCAGCTGGGCACGGCGAGGCGGACGAGGCCGCCGAGCCCGCTGGCTACGGCGGCGGGCCGCGCGAAGCCCCTCCACGTGTCGTCGCACGCACCCGCCCAGCGGACGTAGGCGAGCAGGAAGAGCACCATGTTTGTGTTTGTGAGCGCCTGCGCTGCCGCGACGCCGCGCACGCCGAAGCCCATGCGGAAGACGAGGAGAAAGTTGAGCGGGATGTGCagcgcgacggcggcggcggagcaggcGGCCATGGGCTTGGTGATGCCCTGGGACCTAAGGTAGACGCGGAGCGGCTGGAGCACGGCCAGCGCGGCGAGGTCCGGGAGCGCCCACGCGGCGTatgcggcggcggaggcggagatGGCCGGGTCCTGGCCGAGCGCGACCAGGATGGGGCCGACGTTGAGCCAGAGCAGCGCGATGGGGACGGCGGCGATGGCGAGCAGCAGCACGGCGCGGTGGAGGGAGAGCGTGAGCAGGTCGTAGTTGCGGGAGCCGTAGGCCTGCGCGCAGAGCGGCTCCAACCCGGACGCGAGGCCGAAGAGCACACTGTGGCCAGTGATGTTGGTGAGCCCGATCGCGAGCGCGCCGCCGGCGAGGTCAAGCGGGCCGAGGCGGCCCAGGCAGAGCACGGACACCATGGCGCGCAGGTACACCACGCAGTTGAGCGCTGTGATTGGCGCCGCCATGCGCCACAGCTCCCGcagctcctccgccgccgaagGGTTGTCGTCGCCGCCGTCCACGTCGCTGCCTTGGCCGCCCTTGCTTCCGTTCTCCTGCTGCTTCTTCGCCTGGAGCGGGATGGCCATGTCGGCGCCTCTTTCTTGGCTGGCTAGCCGGTGTTTGCTGTCGTTGCCGAGGCAGAGGCGGCGCGCGCCCGAGAAGAGGAGGAGGCAGGGAAGGACTAGTGCGCGCTGATGGGAGGCGAGGGAGCGACGAATGGTGTTTCGTTTCCGGCAGGGCTCGCTTCCCTCCCCTGTATCTGTATGTATACGAACGACTCTTGGGATTTGGCTGTAAATGTGACCGCGCAGACGTGCGGTGTACTCAGTAGGAACGAACGCGTTACCGGTCTGCCATGAAAGACGCTGCAGTTTCCAGAGTCCTCGTTATTGTATCTCTACGTATACCACTGCCGCCGCAAACGCAGATATGAACCTGTGGGCAGTGTGGCGTTACTGGTGCACTGAGCGCGCGAAACACATTGGTTCCTTTTGCAATTCAATGAGACCTGTATAAGTCTGCGTTGTCCGGACATCCAAATTCCGGTATTTTAGAAACAAACGTGTGGGAGTTTTATCAGAGTCGGACATGCAATTGACCAATCACATGCATAGttcctctcttctctctctccttCCATTAGCATATGCATGGTTCCCCTCTTCTCTCTCCTTCCAGCACACAAATATTCCACCACATGCATGGTCGACGTACCTTTTCTTCTCCCAGCTGGATAATTTGCAATTAGCGTTGGATCGCGCTCTCCCGTATCATGTCGGCGGACCACGTCCGTACACAAAAACAGACATATATCGAAGGAATTTGCTGTCGGCATTGGAAATCAAGTCAAATCTCACTAAATCAAATCTTAAGAAAATCTCAACTAAATCCAAACTTTTCATGCCTTTCATTACTTCTACCCAAATCAAGTCAAATCTTACCAAAAACATTAACTATAATCAAAGTTGTTCGGCTCATTTGACGTGTGCGCGTGTTTTTAGTTTCCTTTTTTATTCTATGTTTTCTTTTTTggtttcttttttctgttttatcTCTACTCCTAAAGAAGGAGTTGCACTAGTAGAAAAGAAGGCTTTGgttcaggccgggtcagcccattagtcccggttcagtccagaaccgggacccatgggggcattggtcccggttcgtgaggccaggggcctgccgggcctcgtgggggcattggtcccggttcgtctggccCCTTTGGTCCCgcttggtgggacgaaccgggaccaatgggcctcgctcctggcccaccaccattggtcccggttggtggcttgaaccgggacaacaggtttccctttagtcccagttcatgctatgaaccgggaccaatgaggtgcctatatatacccctcgcccgcgagcagagcactctagtgctctgtttttctctggccggcgagggagggctttgtggtgctctagctcacctcctatgcacatgagatgttcgatgaaatgcccgagccacactagttaaacTTTCTCTCGAAGCTCAACCTCAAAGCttcattttcctcgagatttgtctaggtttagcggcccGTCACGTCTCAttcccgtcttcaccgccgtcgatcgcccgcgccaatctcgtcgccggcaccaccatggtgagcctcttgttcttatcttctttcaaaattcttactttagatagatacttgtctaattttcttacttttattattgcttgttattatataatgcgatggttttggtatccacccccgtcggccctcgtcctggctatgattcagatgtggtatatattatctttttataactatttggttcatttattgtttatgacaattatgccgaccaacgtgacatagattttatttatgtaggaggtagttgaaccggaaattccaaccgaccctattgtcgagaggttaaatttagttgaagaagaaaacaattacttgaaggaaaaaataaaaaaaattgaggaggagaagatgatattggagttgcatgttgcggatgtcgtcgatgatcacaagatcaagatggatgcaatgcggttgaagatgagaatgattagaaaatatgccatttataccgaggcttggtatcattatgctgttggatcaattgttaccttggttgcgattatgatcgcatttgttttcgcattgaaatgttttacatagtttcaatgtatggtttaattaattagatgctctggagagctatatgttgttagatgagaactatgtatgtactttggttttaatgtgatgatggacttctattaatttggtcacttaattatctattcatgatgttctgtaatggtttttgacacacttaattatatataatgcacgcagatgaaccggcaatggatgtacggtgacagacacacccgcgagtacattaagggcgtgcatgagtttctcgatgcggctgaggcaaacaagcagaatggttttatgtgttgtccatgcaccgaatgtgggaatacgaggtcttactctaaccggaaaatccttcactcccacctgctttacaagggtttcatgccacactataatgtttggacgaggcacggagaaataggggttatgatggaagacggtgaagaagaagaggacgatgacaactatgtgcccctgaatacggtgatgctgcaacgggggaagctgctgaagatcaagaggaaccagacgatgtgcccaatgatgttGCAACaggggaagctgctgaagatcaagaagaaccagacgatgtgcccgatgatgatgatctccgccgggtcattgtcgatgcaaggacgcaatgcgaaagtcaaaaggagaagctgaagttcgatcgcatgttagaggatcacaaaaaagggctgtaccccaattgcgaagatggcaacacaaagctcggtaccgtactggaattgctgcagtggaaggcagagaatgctgtggctgacaaaggatttgagaagctactgaaaatattaaagaagaagcttccaaaggataacgaattgcccgacagtacatacggaACAAAGAAGGaagtatgccctctaggattggagatgcagaagatacatgcatgccctaatgactgcatcctctaccgcagtgtgtacaaggatctgaacgcatgtccggtatgcggtgcattgcggtataagatcagacgagatgaccctggtgatgttgacggcgagccccccaggaagagggttcctgcgaaggtgatgcggtatgctcctataataccacggttgaaacgtctgttcagaaacgaagagcattccaagttgatgcgatggcacagtgaggaccgtaagaaagacgggaagttgagagcacccgctgacgggtcgcagtggagaaaattcgagagaaagtactggcctgagtttgcaagtgacctaaggaacatatggtttggtttaagcacggatggcattaatcctttcggggagcagagcagcaatcacaacacctgactcgtgactctatgtatgtataaccttcctccttggatgtgcatgaagcggaagttcattatgattccagttctcatccaaggccctaagcaacccggcaacgacattgatgtgttcctaaggccattagttgaagaacgtTTACAGCTGTGAAAtgaaaacggtgtacgtacgtgggatgagcacaaacatgAGGAATTTAAATTGCAcgcgttgctgtttgtaaccatcaacgattggcccgctctcggtaacctttcaggacagacaaacaagggataccacgcatgcacgcactgtttagatgaaactgaaagtatatacctggacaaatgcagaaAGGATGTGTatctgggccatcgtcgatttcttccgaccctCCATCAATGTCGacagaaaggcaagcatttcaaaggcgaggcagatcaccggaagaatcCCGCCATGcataccggtgatcacgtacttgctatggtcaatgatttacacgtaatctttggaaagggtcccgacggactagctgttctgaatgacgctgagggacacgcacccatgtggaagaagaaatctatattttgggacctaccctactagaaagacctagaggtccgctcgtcaatcgacgtgatgcacgtgacgaagaacctttgcgtgaacctgctaggcttcttgggcgtgtatgggaagacaaaagatacacctgagtcacgggaggacctgcaacgtttgcacgaaaaagacggcatgccttcGAAGccgtatgaaggtcctgccagctacgctcttacgaaagaagagaaagaaatcttctttgaatgcctactcactatgaaggtcacgactggcttctcgtcgaatataaagggaataataaatatgccagagaaaaagttccagaactaaagtctcatgactgccacgtgattatgatgcaactgcttccggttgcattgagggggcttctaccggaaaacgtccgattagccattgtgaagctatgtgcattcctcaatgcaatctctcagaaggtgatcgatccagaaatcataccaaggctaaggagtgatgtggcgcaatgtcttgtcagtttcgagctggtgttcccaccatccttcttcaatatcatgacgcacgtcctagttcatctagtcgacgagattgtcattccggggcccgtatttctacacaatatgcccccctttgagaggttcatgggagtcctaatgaaatatgtccgtaatcgtgttaggccagaaggaagcatctccatgggccatcaaatagagaatgtcattgggttttgtgttgacttcattcctggccttaagaagataggtctccctaaatcgcggtatgaggggagactgactggaaaaggcacgttgggaggggactcaataatatgcaaggacggatattcttggtctcaagcacactacacagttctacagaactctaccttggtgaccccgtatgtcgatgaacacaagaacagtctgcgctccgaacacccggagcagtgcgatgactggattacatgtgaacacatcaggactttcagaagttggttggaaacacgtctcagaggtgacaacactgtttgtgatgagctatacttgttgtccaggggaccatctttgactgtattgacttacaaaggatacgagataaatgggaatacattttacacgattgcccaagatcaaaagagcaccaaccaaaacagcgatgtccgctttgatgcagcaaccgagaggggaaaggacacatattatggttacatagtggacatatgggaacttgactacggacatgattttaaggtccctttgtttgagtgcaaatgggtcaatctgtcaggaggcggggtacaggtagacccacagtacggaatgacaacagtggatctgaaaaatcttgggtacactgacgaaccgttcgtcctagccaatgatgtggcacaggttatctatgtgaatgacatgtctaccaaaccgagaaaaagaaaagataaggaagcgaatacatcatacgatgagccaaagcgccacatagttctttcaggaaaaagggacatcgtgggagtggagggcaagacagacatgtctgaagattatgaaatgtttcatgaaattcctcccttcaaagtcaaggctgacccaagcatcctgataaacaatgaagattatccatggttacggcgcaataagcaaatgaaacaagcgaagaaaaagtgaagactttctcccgcaactattatgatgataccatgccaactttgtaacagacGACTATGATACCATTGTCCGTTTCGTACATGACATGCTATGTGGGTAAAATTATGATatcatgccaactttcaacttttttagagttcatttgaaatgctttaatgtcttatggttcggccctcgtcataccattattcaaatttgaaaactaatggcactaacagaaagtttataatttttctaaaactaatggcactaacagaaagtttataatttttctgacctaaaagcaaaaaaaattaaaaaataaaataaaagaaattaaataatgcaaaaaacaaaacaaaaaaactggaaaaatagttttatagtaaagttaatcacaaacttgtgattcacacaaatttcaaagaattcaaattttaactactcaaatttgaaaactaatggcactaacacaaagtttataatttttctaaaactaatggcactaacagaaagtttataatttttctgacctaaaagcaaaaaggattaaaaaataaagcaaaaaataaaagaaaataaataatgcaaaaaacaaaaacaaaaaactaggaaaaactatttttatagtaaatttaatcacaaacttgtgattcacgcAAATAACAAAGAATTGAAATTtcaaaactaatggcactaacagaaagtttataatttttgtgacctaaaataaaaataatttaaaataaactttaataaaataaataaaaatagaaacaataagtattttgttgtaagtagaaacaaaataaaataaataaagcaacaaaaaaagtgccacctactaggcccccacggcctgaatacgactagaaaccctaccatgggccaggattcaggcccgtaGGGGGCCCAGGAGGCCTACAGGCACACATCGTATGGTTAGGCCGAAAGCCTACaattgagaggagctcgagagggtgggcgcagcagcacttataaaccactctcgagctctctcagctagcgaggtgctactaaacttttgacgcgggcagcacaaggcctttggtcctggttggtaccaccaaccgggactaaagggggcattggtcccggttcgtggcacgaaccgagaccaatgcacctcgcccctggcccatgaccattagtcccggtttgtgccacaaaccgggactaaagggttggtcctcgttgcggtcagagtttagtcccacctcaccaaccgaagggcgctcacaccggtttataagcccttccctctctgccttgttgagctcctctcaaagtgaaaatagatgcccttatacaggaaatttgacctaaattcagagtgaatttctctgaaattcatagaaatttactatgaatttaggttgaattttctctataagcgcatctatgctcatttatttattttagtaaagttaatcacaaacttgtgattcacacaaattttaaag encodes:
- the LOC125553084 gene encoding protein DETOXIFICATION 54-like, which translates into the protein MAIPLQAKKQQENGSKGGQGSDVDGGDDNPSAAEELRELWRMAAPITALNCVVYLRAMVSVLCLGRLGPLDLAGGALAIGLTNITGHSVLFGLASGLEPLCAQAYGSRNYDLLTLSLHRAVLLLAIAAVPIALLWLNVGPILVALGQDPAISASAAAYAAWALPDLAALAVLQPLRVYLRSQGITKPMAACSAAAVALHIPLNFLLVFRMGFGVRGVAAAQALTNTNMVLFLLAYVRWAGACDDTWRGFARPAAVASGLGGLVRLAVPSCIGVCLEWWWYEVVTVLAGYLANPTAAVGAAGVLIQTTSLMYTVPMALAACVSTRVGNELGAGKPRRARMAATVALWCAAGVGLAHVAWTAAFSAQWVSLFTREPSVVLLASAAMPLLGLCELGNCPQTTGCGVLRGTARPAVGARINLLSFYLVGTPVAVLLAFGHGPLSGFRGLWYGLLSAQAACVALVLVAVVWRTDWRVEAMRARKLTGTGADTTATATEGEEQEEMRRLVAGNGLEADVDV